TGGCCGTTATTCGCAAGGCGCGGCGTTTGGCGATGTAGAGGCAGGCGAAGGCCGACAGCGACCAGATCAAGGCAGGCAAGTACTCGGTCATCATGAACTCCGGATGCGCCCTGGAAGGCAGGAAAGCCATGCTGACACGGAAATGGGATCACCGCAATGGCAGATTGGGCTTCTGCCATTGCGATGGATACGGTCGAATACGATCAGTGTTGACCGATCTTCATGATTTTCAGCGCGTTCGTGCCGCCCACCTTGCCCATCGGCTCGCCCCAGGTCAGGACGACCGTGTCGCCCTTGGTCACGACCTTATGTTCCAGCAGCAGCTCTTCCGCCTGTTGCAAGACCTTGTCGCGATCCGTGCCGGACGTCAATTCCAGGGTGCTGACGTTGCGGTACAGGGCCAGCTTGCGGCGCGTGCCTACGCTCGGGGTCAGCGCGACGATGGGGATGTCGATGTTACAACGGCTCATCCACAGGGCCGTGGAACCCGATTCCGTCAAGGTGGCAATCGCTTTCACACGCAAGTGGTGGGCCGTAAACAGGGCGCCGTAGGCGATCGACTGGTCGATGCGCGAGAACGTGGCGTTGAGGAAATCGGCGTCCAGCTTGCAGGTATCCCACTTTTCCGCATCCAGGCAGATGGCGGCCATCGCTTCCACCGTCTCGATCGGATAGCGGCCAGACGCCGTTTCGGCCGACGTCATGACGGCGTCCGTGCCATCGAGCACGGCATTGGCCACGTCGGATACTTCGGCGCGGGTCGGCACGGCGTTGACGATCATCGATTCCATCATCTGCGTGGCCGTGATCGCCAGCTTGTTTGACGCGCGCGCCATCTTGATCATGCGCTTTTGCAGGGCCGGCACGGCCGCATTGCCCACTTCCACGGCCAGGTCGCCGCGCGCCACCATGATGCCGTCGGAAGCGTCGAGAATCTCTTGCAGCGCAGGAATGGCTTCCGCGCGCTCGATCTTGGCGATCATCATCGGCTTGTGGTCCCACGCTTCGCCGGCGATATTGGCCAGCTGGCGCGCCATGACCATGTCGGTGGCGTTTTTCGGGAACGATACGGCCACGTAATCGGCCTGGAAGCTCATTGCCGTCTTGACGTCTTCCATGTCTTTCGCCGTCAAGGCTGGCGCAGACAAGCCGCCGCCCTGGCGGTTGATGCCCTTG
Above is a genomic segment from Janthinobacterium sp. 64 containing:
- the pyk gene encoding pyruvate kinase, yielding MTMQVQQRATKIVSTIGPASNDIDTLVRMFKAGVDVVRLNFSHGKAQDHIDRARMVREAAALCGREVAIMADLQGPKIRVGKFEEGKIFLENGMKFILDAKWGENGELGNLERCGLDYKELPRDLRTADVLLLNDGLIVLTVDKVVGSEIHTTVKIGGELSNNKGINRQGGGLSAPALTAKDMEDVKTAMSFQADYVAVSFPKNATDMVMARQLANIAGEAWDHKPMMIAKIERAEAIPALQEILDASDGIMVARGDLAVEVGNAAVPALQKRMIKMARASNKLAITATQMMESMIVNAVPTRAEVSDVANAVLDGTDAVMTSAETASGRYPIETVEAMAAICLDAEKWDTCKLDADFLNATFSRIDQSIAYGALFTAHHLRVKAIATLTESGSTALWMSRCNIDIPIVALTPSVGTRRKLALYRNVSTLELTSGTDRDKVLQQAEELLLEHKVVTKGDTVVLTWGEPMGKVGGTNALKIMKIGQH